A single window of Periophthalmus magnuspinnatus isolate fPerMag1 chromosome 9, fPerMag1.2.pri, whole genome shotgun sequence DNA harbors:
- the LOC117376150 gene encoding P2Y purinoceptor 2-like: KIVNMNNTNGTCLPETSHVSITALMSLVFFISFILNIFSLWIFCCRMSTWSTGTVLQFNLALSDTLATPVTPLMAVYFAMGNEWIFGRFLCQVKIALLSSHFYGSTIFLTFISVHRYTAVVHFNKSSRMKNKDFIKKICAGVWLLLLALSLIYSFILPATKEGEHRQCLNFSQKKLTNVYYAINFVLFTIGFLLPLSISARCYLGVANMLPHLNTSTPKGLKVKLKSQQMIRMCLFIFGICFLPMNVIRTTGVILMKYYPQRCSMLQSIQTAYYASWIFAGVNGCLDPVLYCFGSHSFRDALGFLKMNQVESPGRSASETTANQLE, from the coding sequence AAAATTGTAAACATGAACAACACCAATGGGACCTGTTTACCAGAGACCAGCCACGTCTCCATTACCGCCCTCATGAGCCTTGTGTTTTTCATTAGTTTCATCTTAAACATCTTTAGCCTGTGGATCTTCTGTTGCCGTATGTCCACATGGAGCACTGGGACCGTCCTGCAGTTCAACCTGGCTTTAAGCGACACACTGGCCACTCCTGTCACTCCACTCATGGCTGTGTACTTTGCCATGGGTAACGAGTGGATTTTTGGTCGATTTCTGTGCCAAGTCAAAATTGCTTTGTTGAGTTCACACTTTTACGGTAGCACCATATTCCTCACTTTCATTAGTGTTCACAGATACACAGCAGTGGTGCACTTCAACAAGAGCTCCAGAATGAAAAACAAagactttattaaaaaaatctgtGCTGGGGTGTGGCTGCTACTTTTAGCGCTATCTTTAATTTACTCCTTTATTCTTCCGGCAACAAAAGAAGGCGAGCATCGTCAATGCTTAAATTTTAGCCAGAAGAAACTTACAAATGTCTACTATGCTATTAACTTTGTCTTGTTTACTATTGGCTTCTTGCTTCCTCTTAGCATCTCGGCTCGCTGCTACCTTGGCGTTGCTAACATGCTGCCACACCTTAACACCAGCACCCCAAAAGGTCTCAAAGTGAAACTGAAATCGCAGCAAATGATACGAATGTGCCTGTTCATTTTTGGGATCTGCTTTTTACCCATGAATGTAATCCGGACGACAGGAGTTATACTGATGAAGTACTATCCTCAAAGATGTTCCATGCTTCAGTCAATTCAGACAGCGTACTATGCCTCATGGATTTTCGCCGGTGTCAATGGATGTCTGGACCCGGTGCTGTACTGTTTTGGATCGCACAGCTTTAGAGACGCTTTGGGCTTTTTAAAGATGAACCAAGTGGAGTCACCAGGAAGAAGTGCTTCAGAAACAACTGCAAATCAGTTAGAATAG
- the arrdc1a gene encoding arrestin domain-containing protein 1a isoform X2 — translation MGKLQEFEITFDGNKVVYSPGESITGIVRIKVAQALPCKDIKVNCNGFCGITTKVNDTAWTNEEQYFNTTVSVADKGTLKPGEHTFPFKFLIPATAPTSYEGNYGKIIYRVRAFIDTPRFAKDYNTEKAFYLLSLLNLNEVPDIWGPNQSAVTQQFTYMLMKTGTIVLKAETDMRGYTNGQVIQVSANVHNQSGKTTGNIIASLMQRVTYETKRPTHDLRVIAQVEGGVVKAGKELAWKEQIIVPALPQSALKGCDLIKIEYYVKVSLKSPDVMLTLPIHIGNVSLDKKYRPAAKSASAPAPASVPASVPSSLPVPEDSTSSTATTPTLPPRPGPKPAPRAAPRSRMSSCHSPSAPPAEFPLGAEGGAMIDDGYPNKRQSQLVSPNAFSYAPGLFFGQNQQNNDNPQAASRGAAAPYPPDNRASAMPSPLIIPPDYSTASYPKDNGVETRSSTIL, via the exons ATGGGGAAGCTTCAGGAGTTTGAAATCACTTTTGACGGGAATAAAGTCGTGTACAGCCCGGGAGAGAGCATCACTGGCATCGTGAGGATCAAAGTGGCCCAGGCGCTGCCATGTAAAG ATATTAAAGTAAACTGCAATGGCTTCTGTGGCATCACGACTAAAGTGAACGACACCGCCTGGACCAATGAGGAGCAGTACTTCAACACAACCGTCTCTGTGGCAGACAAAG GTACTCTGAAACCCGGAGAACACACTTTTCCATTCAAGTTTCTCATCCCAg CCACAGCCCCCACATCTTATGAAGGAAACTATGGGAAGATTATTTACAGAGTGCGCGCCTTCATCGACACACCACGATTTGCCAAAGACTACAACACAGAGAAGGCCTTCTACCTGCTTAGCCTCCTCAACCTCAATGAAGTGCCAGACATTTGG GGCCCTAACCAGTCTGCAGTGACCCAGCAGTTCACGTACATGTTGATGAAAACTGGTACAATTGTCCTGAAAGCTGAGACGGACATGAGGGGCTACACAAATGGACAAGTGATTCAAGTCAGTGCAAACGTCCACAACCAATCAGGGAAGACCACTGGCAACATCATAGCCAGCCTCATGCAG cGTGTCACATATGAAACAAAGCGGCCGACTCATGACCTCCGGGTGATTGCACAGGTGGAGGGGGGAGTAGTGAAGGCAGGGAAGGAGCTGGCGTGGAAGGAACAGATCATTGTTCCTGCTCTGCCCCAGTCTGCGCTAAAGGGGTGTGATCTCATCAAGATCGAATACTATGTCAAA GTCAGTCTGAAATCTCCAGATGTCATGTTAACATTACCCATCCACATTGGAAAcgtgtcactggacaaaaagtaccGGCCAGCAGCCAaatctgcctctgctcctgctcctgcttctGTTCCTGCTTCCGTTCCTAGCTCTCTCCCCGTTCCTGAAGACTCTACCTCCAGTACTGCCACCACACCCACGTTACCCCCTCGGCCCGGTCCCAAACCTGCCCCCCGTGCTGCCCCGCGCTCCCGAATGTCCTCCTGCCACTCCCCCAGTGCACCCCCAGCAGAGTTTCCATTGGGGGCTGAAGGGGGCGCTATGATAGACGATGGTTATCCCAATAAGAGACAGTCCCAGCTAGTATCACCAAATGCATTCAGCTACGCCCCAGGGCTGTTTTTCGGCCAAAACCAGCAGAATAATGACAATCCCCAAGCAGCATCTAGGGGTGCGGCCGCTCCCTACCCTCCAGATAATAGAGCAAGTGCAATGCCAAGTCCGCTTATAATACCACCGGACTACAGCACAGCTtcatatccaaaag ATAATGGAGTAGAAACAAG
- the arrdc1a gene encoding arrestin domain-containing protein 1a isoform X1, translating into MGKLQEFEITFDGNKVVYSPGESITGIVRIKVAQALPCKDIKVNCNGFCGITTKVNDTAWTNEEQYFNTTVSVADKGTLKPGEHTFPFKFLIPATAPTSYEGNYGKIIYRVRAFIDTPRFAKDYNTEKAFYLLSLLNLNEVPDIWGPNQSAVTQQFTYMLMKTGTIVLKAETDMRGYTNGQVIQVSANVHNQSGKTTGNIIASLMQRVTYETKRPTHDLRVIAQVEGGVVKAGKELAWKEQIIVPALPQSALKGCDLIKIEYYVKVSLKSPDVMLTLPIHIGNVSLDKKYRPAAKSASAPAPASVPASVPSSLPVPEDSTSSTATTPTLPPRPGPKPAPRAAPRSRMSSCHSPSAPPAEFPLGAEGGAMIDDGYPNKRQSQLVSPNAFSYAPGLFFGQNQQNNDNPQAASRGAAAPYPPDNRASAMPSPLIIPPDYSTASYPKEAPPSYDESCNT; encoded by the exons ATGGGGAAGCTTCAGGAGTTTGAAATCACTTTTGACGGGAATAAAGTCGTGTACAGCCCGGGAGAGAGCATCACTGGCATCGTGAGGATCAAAGTGGCCCAGGCGCTGCCATGTAAAG ATATTAAAGTAAACTGCAATGGCTTCTGTGGCATCACGACTAAAGTGAACGACACCGCCTGGACCAATGAGGAGCAGTACTTCAACACAACCGTCTCTGTGGCAGACAAAG GTACTCTGAAACCCGGAGAACACACTTTTCCATTCAAGTTTCTCATCCCAg CCACAGCCCCCACATCTTATGAAGGAAACTATGGGAAGATTATTTACAGAGTGCGCGCCTTCATCGACACACCACGATTTGCCAAAGACTACAACACAGAGAAGGCCTTCTACCTGCTTAGCCTCCTCAACCTCAATGAAGTGCCAGACATTTGG GGCCCTAACCAGTCTGCAGTGACCCAGCAGTTCACGTACATGTTGATGAAAACTGGTACAATTGTCCTGAAAGCTGAGACGGACATGAGGGGCTACACAAATGGACAAGTGATTCAAGTCAGTGCAAACGTCCACAACCAATCAGGGAAGACCACTGGCAACATCATAGCCAGCCTCATGCAG cGTGTCACATATGAAACAAAGCGGCCGACTCATGACCTCCGGGTGATTGCACAGGTGGAGGGGGGAGTAGTGAAGGCAGGGAAGGAGCTGGCGTGGAAGGAACAGATCATTGTTCCTGCTCTGCCCCAGTCTGCGCTAAAGGGGTGTGATCTCATCAAGATCGAATACTATGTCAAA GTCAGTCTGAAATCTCCAGATGTCATGTTAACATTACCCATCCACATTGGAAAcgtgtcactggacaaaaagtaccGGCCAGCAGCCAaatctgcctctgctcctgctcctgcttctGTTCCTGCTTCCGTTCCTAGCTCTCTCCCCGTTCCTGAAGACTCTACCTCCAGTACTGCCACCACACCCACGTTACCCCCTCGGCCCGGTCCCAAACCTGCCCCCCGTGCTGCCCCGCGCTCCCGAATGTCCTCCTGCCACTCCCCCAGTGCACCCCCAGCAGAGTTTCCATTGGGGGCTGAAGGGGGCGCTATGATAGACGATGGTTATCCCAATAAGAGACAGTCCCAGCTAGTATCACCAAATGCATTCAGCTACGCCCCAGGGCTGTTTTTCGGCCAAAACCAGCAGAATAATGACAATCCCCAAGCAGCATCTAGGGGTGCGGCCGCTCCCTACCCTCCAGATAATAGAGCAAGTGCAATGCCAAGTCCGCTTATAATACCACCGGACTACAGCACAGCTtcatatccaaaag